In a single window of the Methylocystis echinoides genome:
- the repC gene encoding plasmid replication protein RepC gives MQRQTTTPFGRRSLSLAMVASQAATKEFASRPHASETVVHKWRLFRALTEAKSPLGVTDRALSVLHALLSFHQETALTLPEKDVKAPESKENPGIIVFPSNKELSIRAHGMAPATLRRHIAMLIDAGLIIRRDSPNGKRFARRGQGGAIEDAFGFDLTPLIARASEIENLAEEVRAENRAMALLREKITLARRDIVKMIETGMEEGVPGDWEARHGHYQVLASRQARKMTRADLAALAEELAALAAEINSALENHIKRQNMSASESQAERHIQNQTTNISDLEPSLREGRAEPPGPIGDNAEADGARTSEPEKRETEAPPRPTPTPRTYPLGMVLQACPDIIDYAKGGEISSWRDLATAAATVRSALGVSPDAWAQALDAMGEHDAAIVIAAILQRGDEIRSAGGYLRVLTAKARAGEFSLGPVLMALLRGKAARGARERKRAG, from the coding sequence ATGCAAAGACAAACAACGACGCCCTTCGGGCGGCGATCGCTGTCGCTCGCCATGGTGGCGAGCCAAGCGGCGACTAAAGAATTCGCGTCCCGCCCCCACGCGTCAGAAACCGTCGTCCACAAATGGCGGCTGTTTCGGGCGCTGACAGAGGCAAAATCTCCGCTTGGCGTCACCGACCGCGCGCTGTCGGTGTTGCACGCGCTGTTGAGCTTCCATCAAGAGACGGCGCTGACGCTGCCTGAGAAGGACGTCAAGGCCCCCGAAAGCAAAGAAAACCCGGGGATCATCGTCTTTCCGTCGAACAAGGAGTTGTCGATTCGCGCCCACGGCATGGCGCCGGCGACGCTACGCCGGCATATTGCCATGCTGATCGACGCCGGGCTGATCATTCGACGGGACTCACCCAACGGAAAACGCTTCGCGCGAAGAGGGCAGGGGGGCGCGATTGAAGACGCCTTCGGCTTCGATTTGACGCCCCTGATCGCGCGAGCCAGTGAAATCGAAAATCTCGCCGAAGAAGTGCGCGCCGAGAACCGCGCCATGGCCTTGTTGCGCGAGAAAATTACGCTGGCGCGGCGCGACATCGTCAAGATGATCGAGACCGGGATGGAAGAGGGCGTGCCCGGCGACTGGGAAGCCCGCCACGGCCACTATCAAGTGCTGGCCAGCCGTCAGGCGCGCAAGATGACACGGGCCGATTTGGCGGCTTTGGCGGAGGAACTCGCCGCCCTTGCAGCCGAAATTAATAGCGCGTTGGAAAACCACATAAAACGTCAAAATATGAGCGCCAGTGAGTCTCAGGCTGAGCGCCACATACAGAATCAAACCACAAACATTTCTGATCTTGAACCTAGCCTCCGAGAAGGCAGGGCCGAACCGCCCGGGCCAATCGGAGACAATGCGGAGGCGGATGGGGCACGGACTTCGGAACCTGAGAAGCGGGAAACTGAAGCTCCGCCCCGTCCCACGCCAACCCCCAGAACCTATCCGCTGGGGATGGTGCTGCAAGCTTGTCCGGATATCATCGATTACGCCAAGGGGGGCGAGATTTCATCGTGGCGCGATCTCGCGACGGCGGCCGCGACCGTACGTTCGGCGCTGGGCGTCTCGCCCGACGCTTGGGCTCAGGCCTTGGACGCTATGGGCGAGCATGACGCCGCCATCGTCATCGCCGCGATCCTGCAGCGCGGCGATGAAATCAGATCCGCTGGCGGCTATCTGCGGGTCTTGACCGCCAAGGCGCGGGCAGGGGAGTTTTCGCTGGGGCCTGTGCTGATGGCGCTGTTGCGAGGCAAGGCCGCAAGAGGGGCGCGAGAGCGGAAGAGGGCAGGGTGA
- the repB gene encoding plasmid partitioning protein RepB encodes MARKNLLTSITGAETSKADAVARHDYALRGASRSMMLSIDEMAENAKKMLAGETIVELDVAVLDQSFIADRIEDDDEDYAHLREAIRERGQSTPILVRPHPQIKGRYMIVFGHRRARVAKELGVPVRAVVKNLEDIEHIVAQGQENTARANLSFIEKALFAKKLLDMGQRKETIKSALTIDDTLMSRMLSVAETVPPPVIEAIGAARTVGRDRWEELKKQVKQQQNAEAAISIVKSEEFRSKDAVDRFNYLLAQLKVIGRKPRKPARERIEAASWAPEDKTVAASYRNTGDSFNLSLKSKNAGEFGRYISSNLDSLYRAFRETKINSESGD; translated from the coding sequence GTGGCCCGCAAGAACCTCCTCACGAGCATCACCGGGGCAGAGACGTCGAAGGCCGACGCTGTCGCCCGCCACGATTACGCGCTGCGCGGGGCGTCGCGCTCGATGATGCTTTCCATCGACGAGATGGCGGAAAACGCGAAAAAAATGCTGGCGGGTGAGACGATCGTCGAACTCGACGTCGCCGTTCTGGATCAATCTTTCATCGCCGACCGCATCGAAGACGACGATGAAGATTACGCTCATCTCCGGGAGGCGATCCGGGAGCGTGGGCAATCGACCCCGATCCTCGTGCGGCCGCATCCGCAGATCAAAGGTCGTTATATGATTGTGTTCGGGCACCGTCGCGCCCGGGTCGCCAAAGAACTTGGCGTTCCCGTTCGCGCCGTCGTCAAGAATCTTGAGGATATCGAGCATATTGTCGCGCAGGGACAGGAAAACACTGCGCGCGCAAATCTGTCTTTCATCGAAAAGGCCCTGTTCGCCAAAAAGCTCCTCGATATGGGACAGCGGAAGGAAACAATTAAATCTGCCCTGACGATCGATGACACTTTGATGTCCAGAATGCTTTCCGTCGCGGAGACGGTTCCTCCCCCGGTGATCGAAGCGATCGGCGCTGCCAGAACGGTTGGTCGCGATAGGTGGGAAGAACTCAAGAAGCAGGTGAAGCAGCAGCAGAATGCTGAAGCTGCAATCTCAATCGTAAAGTCCGAAGAATTTCGCTCCAAAGACGCGGTGGATAGGTTCAACTATCTGCTTGCGCAGCTGAAGGTAATTGGAAGGAAGCCGCGAAAGCCAGCGCGAGAGCGGATCGAAGCGGCGTCCTGGGCACCAGAAGACAAAACAGTGGCCGCAAGCTACCGGAATACCGGAGACAGCTTCAACCTCTCGCTCAAATCAAAAAATGCAGGCGAGTTCGGCCGATACATCTCGTCCAACCTGGATTCGCTCTACCGGGCGTTCAGGGAAACGAAGATCAATAGCGAATCAGGAGATTAA
- the repA gene encoding plasmid partitioning protein RepA: MNAMTAIDETEGFSFYETILEQGELISDKLNMLRLEHYPPDAIKSLRPFSLAEVAYFLGVTPSNIKKLHLEGKGPTPTTSVSGRRTYTAEQMLELRQYLDRHGRADFKKYVPYRRAGERLQVIAVVNFKGGSGKTTTAAHLAQHLALTGHRVLAIDLDPQASLSALHGIQPELDRNPSLYEALRYDDARKPISEVIRRTNFPGLDIVPANLELQEYEYETPLAASDKSSAEGRMFFTRITDALKEVDGNYDIVVIDCPPQLGYLTLTALTASTAVLITIHPQMLDVMSMSQFLLMLGGVLQSISGAGADVRLKWFRYLVTRYEPTDGPQAQMVGFMQALFPKQMLKNPMVKSTAISDAGITNQTLYEVERSQFTRATYDRALEALNAVNEEIAALVHKAWGRK; the protein is encoded by the coding sequence ATGAACGCGATGACAGCAATCGACGAAACTGAAGGGTTCAGCTTCTACGAGACCATTCTCGAACAGGGAGAGTTGATCTCGGACAAGCTGAATATGCTTCGGTTGGAGCATTATCCGCCGGATGCCATCAAGAGCCTCCGTCCCTTTTCACTGGCGGAGGTTGCATATTTTTTGGGTGTGACGCCATCCAACATCAAGAAGCTTCATCTCGAAGGCAAGGGCCCCACTCCGACAACCTCTGTTTCGGGACGCAGAACCTATACGGCCGAGCAAATGTTGGAGCTGCGGCAGTATCTTGACCGTCATGGCAGAGCTGATTTCAAAAAATACGTGCCGTACAGACGCGCGGGGGAACGTCTTCAGGTCATCGCGGTCGTCAATTTCAAGGGCGGCAGCGGCAAAACAACGACGGCGGCCCATCTAGCTCAACATCTTGCCCTTACGGGTCATCGCGTACTCGCGATCGACCTTGATCCACAAGCATCCCTGTCCGCGCTTCATGGCATCCAGCCCGAGCTCGACAGAAATCCCTCGCTCTATGAGGCGCTCCGCTACGACGACGCTCGGAAGCCGATTTCCGAGGTTATTCGGCGCACGAATTTTCCTGGGCTCGACATTGTTCCTGCGAATCTCGAACTTCAGGAATATGAATACGAAACTCCCCTCGCGGCTTCCGATAAGTCCTCGGCCGAAGGGCGGATGTTCTTCACCCGGATCACTGACGCTTTGAAGGAGGTCGATGGTAATTACGATATAGTGGTGATCGATTGCCCTCCGCAGCTCGGCTATCTCACCTTAACTGCTCTGACCGCCTCTACCGCGGTTCTCATCACCATCCATCCTCAGATGCTGGATGTGATGTCCATGAGCCAATTTTTGCTGATGCTGGGCGGCGTCCTTCAGTCGATCAGCGGCGCGGGAGCTGACGTCCGCCTCAAGTGGTTTCGCTATCTCGTCACGCGCTACGAGCCAACCGACGGCCCCCAGGCGCAGATGGTCGGCTTCATGCAAGCGCTTTTTCCAAAGCAGATGCTGAAAAACCCAATGGTGAAATCAACCGCCATTTCGGACGCGGGCATCACCAACCAGACCCTGTATGAGGTCGAGCGCTCCCAATTCACCCGCGCCACCTATGACCGCGCCCTAGAGGCGCTGAACGCGGTCAATGAGGAGATCGCGGCTCTTGTCCACAAAGCGTGGGGTCGCAAGTGA